A DNA window from Streptomyces asoensis contains the following coding sequences:
- a CDS encoding acyl-CoA carboxylase subunit epsilon: MNAPDIRVEKGHAEPEEVAAITAVLLARAAAQSSPTETHHRRPKAGWRRLEREGGFRAPHSWH; the protein is encoded by the coding sequence ATGAACGCTCCCGACATCCGCGTCGAGAAGGGCCACGCCGAGCCCGAGGAGGTCGCCGCCATCACGGCCGTCCTCCTGGCCCGCGCGGCCGCCCAGTCGTCCCCGACCGAGACCCACCACCGCCGCCCGAAGGCCGGCTGGCGCCGCCTGGAGCGCGAGGGCGGCTTCCGCGCCCCGCACAGCTGG